The following is a genomic window from Deltaproteobacteria bacterium.
GCTTGGGGGGCTCAGTGCTCATCTTCCGGTTATTCTCGCCTTATCTAGGGTGCCGAGCCATGCTTCTAGCGGATTTGTCGGCGAAAATATGCACCTTACACGTAATTTTTTACTTTCCAGAGGCCTTGGTGGCGGATAGGAGCCGCTTAGAGGCTTAAGTAAAAGTGAGAAGGGCATCCGTGTTGAATCAAGAGCAAGCACATAAGGTTTCTGTAGTTATCCCGACCTACAATAGGTTGGATGTTCTGCCACGTGCGCTAGATTCAGTCTTCGGTCAGAGCCTGGCCGCGTTCGAGGTGATAGTCGTAGATGATGGCTCCACCGATGGGACCGCAGATTGGGTTCGGGAAAACTACCCAGCTGCACGCATCATTGAGCAAGAGAACCGAGGTGTGAGCGCGGCGAGGAATACAGGTATCCAGGCTTCTAGAGGTGATTGGCTGGCTTTCTTGGATTCCGATGATGCTTGGTTACCGAAAAAACTTCAGACCCAAATGGACGCTTTGATTCAAGAGCCGGGTATGCGCTTATGCCACACCGAAGAAATTTGGATTCGTAACGGTAAGCGTGTGAACCAGATGAAGAAGCACCAAAAGTCAGGTGGCTGGATATTTGAGCGATGCCTCGAGCTTTGTTGTATTTCTCCATCCAGTGTCGTGTTGAAGCGCGAGTTATTGGATACGTTGGGCGGCTTTGATGAATCGCTTCCAGCTTGTGAAGATTATGATTTATGGCTTCAAATCTGCGCGCGGGAAGCTGTGCTTTATATTCAA
Proteins encoded in this region:
- a CDS encoding glycosyltransferase; this encodes MRRASVLNQEQAHKVSVVIPTYNRLDVLPRALDSVFGQSLAAFEVIVVDDGSTDGTADWVRENYPAARIIEQENRGVSAARNTGIQASRGDWLAFLDSDDAWLPKKLQTQMDALIQEPGMRLCHTEEIWIRNGKRVNQMKKHQKSGGWIFERCLELCCISPSSVVLKRELLDTLGGFDESLPACEDYDLWLQICAREAVLYIQTPLINKYGGHEDQLSRLHPAMDRFRIQALEKIAAASDIDDDKRQLARLEIKKRLEILIIGARKRGNMEWLALFQDQLDEVQTVLNTEANP